One genomic region from Ornithinicoccus hortensis encodes:
- a CDS encoding DUF1003 domain-containing protein, with protein MSEPTNRPRRERLAERSVDRAAGRDDRLDQPLAQARSWRWRPQMDPEQFGAFAEGFARFMGTARFLAYMTIFVTVWLVWNVLAPDNLRFDPYAFIFLTLMLSLQASYAAPLILLAQNRQADRDKVMIEQDRTRDERNLADTEFLTREVAALRIALRDTATRDFVRSELRNLLEELDERQRRFDPDDGEDATEDARD; from the coding sequence ATGTCTGAACCCACCAACCGGCCCCGCCGCGAGCGCCTCGCCGAGCGCTCCGTGGACCGGGCGGCCGGGCGGGACGACCGCCTGGACCAGCCGCTGGCCCAGGCCAGGTCGTGGCGGTGGCGGCCGCAGATGGACCCCGAGCAGTTCGGCGCCTTCGCCGAGGGGTTCGCCCGGTTCATGGGCACCGCCCGTTTCCTGGCATACATGACGATCTTCGTCACGGTCTGGCTGGTCTGGAACGTGCTGGCCCCCGACAACCTGCGGTTCGACCCCTACGCGTTCATCTTCCTGACCCTGATGCTCAGCCTGCAGGCGTCCTACGCCGCGCCGCTCATCCTGCTCGCGCAGAACCGGCAGGCCGACCGGGACAAGGTGATGATCGAGCAGGACCGGACCCGGGACGAGCGCAACCTGGCGGACACCGAGTTCCTCACCCGCGAGGTCGCAGCGCTCCGGATCGCGCTACGAGACACCGCAACCCGCGACTTCGTCCGTTCCGAGCTGCGTAACCTGCTGGAGGAGCTCGACGAGCGTCAGCGCAGGTTCGACCCGGACGACGGCGAGGACGCGACGGAAGACGCCCGCGACTGA
- a CDS encoding magnesium transporter MgtE N-terminal domain-containing protein, with translation MSPRVFVARLNGLSVFDPLGDEVGRVRDVVVSLAGAVRTRGPRAIGMVVEVPGRRRVFVPMTRVTSIDSGQVITTGLVNMRRFEQRPGETLVVAELFDREVTATQDEETFPAVVEDLALEMTPSRDWRVTKVFVRKRPTGSTSSALRLRRRRGETVLVGIEQVEGLHLDAPGQEAHRLLESLEDLKPQDLAGAIHDLSPKRRSEVADALDDETLANVMEELPDDDRVEILTRLSTDRAADILEAMQPDDATDLLGDLPEDAVEELLQLMEPDEAAPIRRLLAYDEDTAGGLMTTEPVILGPEASIAEALAVVRREELSPALASLVYVTRAPLETPTGRLLGICHIQKLLREAPHNTVGSVVDKDIEPIGPDADLGQITRTLATYNMVALPVTDEEGRLLGAVTVDDVLDHLLPDDWREDRDDDATPEAHHV, from the coding sequence CGGGCTCAGTGTCTTCGACCCGCTGGGGGACGAGGTCGGCCGCGTGCGGGACGTCGTGGTGAGCCTGGCCGGTGCCGTCCGCACCCGCGGGCCACGGGCCATCGGCATGGTGGTGGAGGTGCCCGGCCGGCGCCGCGTCTTCGTGCCGATGACGCGGGTGACCAGCATCGACTCCGGGCAGGTCATCACCACCGGCCTGGTCAACATGCGCCGCTTCGAGCAGCGGCCGGGCGAGACGCTCGTGGTCGCCGAGCTCTTCGACCGCGAGGTCACCGCCACCCAGGACGAGGAGACCTTCCCCGCGGTCGTGGAGGACCTCGCGCTGGAGATGACACCGAGCCGCGACTGGCGGGTGACCAAGGTGTTCGTCCGCAAACGACCCACCGGGTCCACCAGCTCGGCGCTGCGACTCCGGCGCCGGCGCGGGGAGACCGTGCTGGTGGGGATCGAGCAGGTCGAGGGCCTGCACCTGGACGCCCCCGGGCAGGAGGCACACCGGTTGCTGGAGAGCCTGGAGGACCTCAAGCCCCAGGACCTCGCCGGTGCCATCCACGACCTCAGCCCGAAGCGCCGCTCCGAGGTGGCCGACGCGCTCGACGACGAGACGTTGGCCAACGTCATGGAGGAGCTTCCCGACGACGACCGGGTGGAGATCCTGACCCGGCTGAGCACCGACCGGGCGGCCGACATCCTGGAGGCGATGCAGCCCGACGACGCGACCGACCTGTTGGGCGACCTGCCCGAGGACGCGGTCGAGGAGCTCCTGCAGCTGATGGAGCCGGACGAGGCCGCCCCGATCCGCCGGCTGCTGGCCTACGACGAGGACACCGCCGGAGGTCTGATGACCACCGAGCCGGTCATCCTCGGCCCGGAGGCCAGCATCGCCGAGGCCCTCGCCGTGGTCCGCCGGGAGGAGCTCAGCCCCGCGCTCGCCTCCCTGGTCTACGTCACCCGGGCGCCCCTGGAGACCCCCACCGGCCGCCTGCTGGGCATCTGCCACATCCAGAAGCTGCTCCGCGAGGCCCCGCACAACACGGTCGGCTCGGTCGTCGACAAGGACATCGAACCGATCGGCCCCGACGCCGATCTGGGCCAGATCACCCGGACCCTGGCCACCTACAACATGGTGGCCCTGCCGGTGACCGACGAGGAGGGGCGGCTGCTGGGCGCGGTGACCGTCGACGACGTCCTGGACCACCTGCTCCCCGACGACTGGCGCGAGGACCGCGACGACGACGCGACCCCGGAGGCCCACCATGTCTGA